The Flavobacterium marginilacus genome window below encodes:
- a CDS encoding four helix bundle protein gives MGGIKSYKELLIWQKGIKIVVLIYKLTKDFPKEEIYALTSQLKRASVSIPSNIAEGFGRQTDKSFNHFLNISRGSLNEIETQLIIAKELEFIHNEEIFNELLFLIEEEAKMINAFSKNLK, from the coding sequence ATGGGCGGAATAAAATCATACAAAGAATTACTTATTTGGCAAAAAGGAATTAAAATTGTTGTTTTAATTTACAAACTCACCAAGGATTTTCCAAAAGAAGAAATATACGCCCTAACAAGTCAGTTGAAAAGAGCAAGCGTATCAATTCCTTCAAATATAGCAGAAGGTTTTGGACGTCAAACAGATAAATCATTTAACCATTTTTTGAATATTTCTAGAGGTTCATTAAACGAAATAGAAACGCAACTAATCATTGCTAAAGAATTAGAATTTATTCACAATGAAGAGATATTCAACGAACTTTTATTCTTAATTGAAGAAGAAGCTAAAATGATAAATGCTTTTTCAAAAAATTTAAAATAG
- a CDS encoding DUF4291 domain-containing protein — translation MKIELKKYSEQLKEWPKSGYHIMAQYDDEKIIVYQSYRKEIGEFAVKNQFFGGAFSLDRMTWIKPNFLWMMYRNGWGTKEGQEVVLAIHLKREAFEKYLQNAVYSSYAIEFEVSYEEWQSQVKSSSVRLQWDPDHSPYGEKLERRAIQIGLRDEFTRSYSKEDILLIEDISNFVKEQYKFVQNKELDNLLIPAEKPFLFEDEKLNKKLRLK, via the coding sequence ATGAAAATAGAATTAAAAAAATATAGCGAGCAATTAAAAGAGTGGCCGAAATCTGGTTATCATATAATGGCTCAGTACGACGATGAAAAAATAATAGTATATCAGTCATACCGAAAAGAAATAGGCGAATTTGCCGTAAAAAATCAGTTTTTTGGAGGTGCTTTCAGTCTTGACCGAATGACTTGGATTAAGCCCAATTTTTTATGGATGATGTATCGAAACGGCTGGGGTACAAAAGAAGGGCAGGAAGTCGTTTTGGCAATCCATCTAAAAAGAGAAGCATTCGAAAAATACCTTCAAAATGCTGTTTATTCTTCTTATGCAATAGAATTTGAAGTGAGTTATGAAGAATGGCAGTCACAAGTAAAATCCTCTTCAGTACGATTACAATGGGATCCGGATCATAGCCCGTACGGAGAAAAATTAGAAAGAAGAGCAATTCAGATTGGTTTGCGAGACGAATTTACAAGATCTTATTCCAAAGAAGATATTTTGTTAATTGAGGATATTTCAAATTTTGTAAAAGAGCAATATAAATTTGTTCAGAATAAAGAATTGGACAATCTGCTGATTCCAGCTGAAAAACCTTTTCTTTTTGAAGATGAAAAATTGAATAAAAAATTAAGACTTAAATAG
- a CDS encoding arsenate reductase family protein, which translates to MNKIYYLASCDTCRKIIKSLPEGHNLAFHDIKQNPITAEELEEMHKLSGSYEALFSRKAQLYKSMDLKNKSLSEDDYKKYILEHYTFLSRPVFIIDEKIYIGNSQQNIHQVMKVLG; encoded by the coding sequence ATGAACAAAATATACTATCTCGCTTCGTGCGACACTTGCCGAAAAATTATAAAATCACTGCCTGAAGGACATAATCTGGCTTTTCACGATATTAAGCAAAACCCAATAACTGCTGAAGAACTGGAGGAAATGCACAAACTTTCGGGAAGTTATGAAGCTCTGTTCAGCAGAAAGGCACAGTTATACAAATCGATGGATTTAAAGAACAAATCCCTTTCCGAGGACGATTATAAAAAATACATTTTGGAACATTATACGTTCCTGAGCCGTCCGGTTTTTATCATTGACGAGAAAATATACATTGGTAATTCTCAGCAGAATATTCATCAGGTGATGAAAGTATTGGGGTAA
- a CDS encoding PDDEXK nuclease domain-containing protein: protein MQYIQEIKEILIKARQQTYRAINSAMIEAYWKIGEKIVLQEQNGKEKANYGEAVLLELSKNLSAELGKGFSYSNLRNFRQFYLTYPDEQICYTLCSKLSWSHNRLIMRIDNLETRQYYLKEASQQNWSVRTLERNIKTLYYNRLLSSKTISDNKTSNINIKDFIKDPYVFEFLDISQPKNHSEQEVEGVLIQNFQVFLMELGKGFSFVGRQYRISSETEHYYIDLVFYNYLLKCFVLFDLKIGKLTHQDIGQMDMYRRMFDDLKKPEGDLPTIGIILCTEKSETVVKYSIINDSSHLFATKYLPYLPSEKELIDEIEREKIQLKLLGN from the coding sequence ATGCAATATATTCAAGAAATAAAGGAAATATTAATCAAAGCACGACAACAAACGTATCGAGCAATTAATTCCGCTATGATTGAAGCTTATTGGAAAATAGGTGAAAAAATTGTTTTACAAGAACAAAACGGAAAGGAAAAAGCAAATTATGGTGAAGCCGTTTTATTAGAATTATCCAAAAATTTATCGGCTGAATTAGGAAAAGGTTTTTCATATTCTAACCTACGTAATTTTCGACAATTCTATTTGACTTATCCTGACGAACAAATTTGCTACACACTGTGTAGCAAATTGAGCTGGAGCCATAATCGATTAATAATGAGAATCGACAACTTGGAAACCCGACAATATTATTTAAAAGAAGCCAGTCAACAAAATTGGAGTGTACGAACTTTGGAGAGAAACATCAAAACTCTATACTACAATCGCTTACTATCTTCAAAAACTATTTCAGACAACAAAACAAGCAATATAAACATTAAAGATTTCATCAAAGACCCCTATGTTTTTGAATTTCTTGATATCTCTCAACCAAAAAACCATTCAGAACAAGAAGTGGAGGGTGTTTTAATACAAAATTTTCAGGTTTTTTTAATGGAACTTGGTAAAGGTTTTTCTTTTGTTGGCAGACAGTACCGTATAAGCAGTGAAACCGAACATTATTATATTGATTTAGTTTTTTACAATTATCTTTTGAAATGTTTTGTTTTATTTGATTTAAAGATTGGCAAACTCACCCATCAGGATATTGGGCAAATGGATATGTATCGCCGTATGTTTGATGATTTAAAAAAACCAGAAGGTGATTTGCCAACCATTGGAATTATTCTATGTACGGAAAAAAGTGAAACCGTAGTTAAATATTCCATTATAAATGATTCATCTCATCTTTTTGCCACAAAATATTTACCCTATCTACCAAGCGAAAAAGAATTAATAGATGAAATCGAACGTGAAAAAATACAATTAAAATTATTAGGTAACTGA
- a CDS encoding RNA 2'-phosphotransferase produces MNEKIAKSVSKFLSLVLRHSPETIGLKLDKNGWADVDELIMKCHQFGKEFDFELLEEVVETNDKKRFTFNEDLTKIRANQGHSIDVELNLNLKEYEPNDFLYHGTVEKFIDLIKENGLQKMSRQYVHLSKDKETAVKVGARRGKPIILKINAQKMFLDGYKFYLSENNVWLIDEVPTKYIELN; encoded by the coding sequence ATGAATGAAAAAATAGCAAAAAGCGTCAGCAAATTTTTGAGTCTAGTGCTTAGACATTCGCCTGAAACTATCGGATTAAAATTAGACAAAAACGGCTGGGCAGATGTCGATGAATTAATCATGAAATGCCATCAATTTGGAAAAGAATTTGATTTTGAACTATTAGAGGAAGTTGTAGAAACCAATGACAAAAAGCGATTTACATTCAATGAGGATTTAACAAAAATAAGAGCCAATCAAGGTCATTCGATAGATGTTGAATTAAACTTAAACTTAAAGGAGTATGAGCCTAATGATTTTTTGTATCACGGAACAGTCGAAAAATTTATTGATTTAATAAAAGAGAACGGCTTGCAAAAGATGAGCAGACAATATGTTCACTTGAGTAAAGATAAAGAGACTGCTGTAAAAGTGGGTGCCAGAAGAGGAAAGCCAATTATTTTAAAAATTAATGCCCAAAAAATGTTTTTAGATGGATATAAATTCTATCTCTCCGAAAACAATGTTTGGTTAATTGATGAAGTACCAACTAAATATATCGAATTAAATTAA
- the nadD gene encoding nicotinate (nicotinamide) nucleotide adenylyltransferase gives MKIGLYFGTFNPIHVGHLIIANHMAEHSDLDQVWMIVTPHNPIKKKSSLLDDHHRLQMVYLATEDFPKIKPSDIEFKLPQPNYTVNTLVHLEEKYPNHEFSLIMGEDNLKSFHKWKNYEAILEHHNIYVYPRISSESENLELKNHPKIHLIDAPVVEISSTSIRENVKKGKNVQPLLPNKVWDYIDHNNFYRK, from the coding sequence ATGAAAATCGGACTTTATTTCGGAACGTTTAATCCCATACATGTTGGGCATCTTATCATTGCCAATCACATGGCGGAGCACTCCGATTTGGATCAGGTCTGGATGATCGTGACACCGCACAATCCAATCAAAAAGAAAAGCAGTCTGCTCGATGATCACCATCGTCTGCAGATGGTTTATCTCGCCACCGAAGATTTTCCTAAAATAAAACCTTCGGATATTGAATTCAAATTACCACAGCCCAATTATACCGTAAATACATTGGTTCATTTAGAAGAGAAATATCCCAATCATGAATTTTCCTTAATTATGGGTGAAGACAATTTGAAGTCATTTCACAAATGGAAAAATTATGAAGCGATTTTGGAACATCACAACATTTATGTTTATCCCCGCATTTCGTCTGAATCGGAGAATCTGGAGCTGAAAAATCACCCAAAAATTCATCTGATTGATGCTCCGGTTGTTGAAATATCTTCTACTTCTATCAGAGAAAATGTCAAAAAAGGAAAAAATGTACAGCCTTTGTTACCTAATAAAGTCTGGGATTATATTGACCACAATAATTTTTACAGGAAGTAA
- a CDS encoding IS5 family transposase, whose translation MYPTDLTETQWQFIKKTLEFDDRKRKYNLKIIWNAINYLVKTGCQWRMLPKDFPKWQLVYYYYWKWSNLECFDLLLSKLREKVRFNRGQNTMPSLGIMDSQSVRWGNNRSLNSFDGNKKVKGIKRHIVVDKNGFLLAIMVTVANVHDSKAADLLMRTLHYFLCPIKVILADGGYRGEVIENIKNKFGYIIQVVMRSDDRKMGFKPIHKRWIVERTFSWFDNDRRLCRNYELLFETSENMVKIATIKLLLNKI comes from the coding sequence ATGTATCCAACCGATTTGACAGAAACCCAGTGGCAATTTATAAAAAAGACTTTAGAATTCGATGATAGAAAGCGGAAATATAATTTGAAAATCATTTGGAATGCGATTAATTATCTCGTAAAAACAGGTTGTCAGTGGCGAATGTTACCTAAAGATTTTCCAAAATGGCAATTAGTGTATTATTACTATTGGAAATGGTCAAATTTGGAATGTTTTGATTTATTACTGTCAAAATTGCGAGAAAAAGTCAGGTTTAATAGAGGTCAAAATACAATGCCAAGTCTAGGAATAATGGATAGTCAAAGTGTACGATGGGGAAATAATCGTTCCTTAAATAGTTTTGATGGCAATAAAAAAGTAAAAGGAATTAAACGGCATATTGTGGTTGATAAAAATGGGTTTCTTTTGGCAATAATGGTAACAGTTGCCAATGTCCATGATAGTAAAGCGGCAGATTTACTAATGAGGACGCTTCACTATTTTTTATGTCCTATAAAAGTAATCCTTGCCGATGGTGGTTACAGAGGCGAAGTGATTGAAAACATAAAAAATAAATTTGGCTATATTATTCAAGTGGTAATGCGTTCAGATGATAGAAAAATGGGGTTTAAACCTATACATAAAAGATGGATTGTAGAGAGAACATTCTCTTGGTTTGACAACGACCGAAGATTATGTAGAAATTATGAACTACTTTTTGAAACATCCGAGAATATGGTCAAAATTGCAACTATAAAATTATTATTAAATAAAATTTAA
- a CDS encoding nicotinate phosphoribosyltransferase — translation MNPLLLTDGYKVDHKRQYPDGTTLVYSNWTPRKSRIEGIDEVVFFGLQYFLKKYIIQDFDQYFFKQPKEVVVKKYARRINNYLGENQVGTKHIEDLHDLGYIPMVFKALPEGASVPVRVPMFTMYNTIPEFFWLTNYFETLLSAVIWLPCNSATIAKQYRKVLDKYAKETSSMPEFVDWQGHDFSMRGMGCIEAAVTSAAGHLLSFTGTDTIPAIDFLEEYYNANSDTELIAGSVAATEHSVMCMGTTEGEYETFERLICEVYPKGIVSIVSDTWDLWKVLTDYLPRLKNQIVSRAGKVVVRPDSGDPVDIICGNPNGKTEQERKGVIELLWDVFGGTINEKGFKELVPQIGAIYGDSITVARATAICERLKAKGFASTNVVLGIGSFTYQYNTRDTFGFAMKATYGEVNGEGRAIFKDPITDDGTKKSAKGLMKIELADGRYILKDEVSWEEEQKGELKEVFRDGKLLIDLSLSEIRDQVKKNVPQLTL, via the coding sequence ATGAACCCATTACTATTAACAGATGGTTACAAAGTTGACCACAAAAGACAATATCCAGACGGAACTACATTAGTATATTCTAATTGGACACCAAGAAAATCAAGGATTGAAGGCATTGACGAAGTTGTATTTTTTGGATTGCAGTATTTCCTTAAAAAATATATTATTCAAGATTTTGATCAGTATTTCTTCAAACAGCCAAAAGAAGTTGTTGTGAAAAAATATGCCCGTAGAATCAATAATTATTTGGGCGAAAACCAAGTAGGTACAAAACATATAGAGGATTTGCATGATTTGGGATATATTCCTATGGTATTTAAGGCTTTGCCTGAAGGTGCCAGCGTGCCTGTCCGTGTGCCTATGTTCACAATGTACAATACAATTCCTGAGTTTTTTTGGCTGACCAATTATTTCGAAACACTGCTTTCCGCAGTAATCTGGCTGCCTTGTAATTCGGCTACAATTGCAAAACAATATAGAAAAGTATTGGACAAATATGCCAAAGAAACTTCTTCAATGCCCGAATTTGTTGATTGGCAGGGCCACGATTTCTCGATGCGCGGCATGGGCTGTATCGAGGCTGCAGTAACATCAGCTGCTGGACATTTATTGAGTTTTACAGGAACTGATACGATTCCGGCAATAGATTTTTTGGAAGAATATTACAATGCCAATTCAGATACTGAATTAATAGCAGGCTCTGTTGCAGCAACCGAGCATTCTGTAATGTGTATGGGTACAACTGAAGGAGAATACGAAACTTTCGAAAGATTAATCTGCGAGGTGTATCCAAAAGGAATAGTTTCTATCGTTTCTGATACTTGGGATTTATGGAAAGTACTTACTGATTATCTGCCTCGATTAAAAAATCAAATAGTTTCCAGAGCAGGAAAAGTAGTCGTTCGTCCAGACAGCGGTGATCCGGTTGATATTATCTGTGGTAACCCAAATGGCAAAACCGAGCAGGAAAGGAAAGGGGTAATCGAATTGCTTTGGGATGTTTTTGGAGGTACAATAAATGAAAAAGGGTTCAAAGAATTAGTTCCTCAAATAGGAGCTATTTATGGAGACAGTATTACCGTGGCTAGAGCAACAGCCATTTGTGAACGATTGAAAGCGAAAGGTTTTGCATCTACCAATGTAGTGCTTGGAATAGGTTCATTTACTTATCAATACAATACAAGAGATACTTTTGGATTTGCGATGAAAGCTACGTACGGAGAAGTAAACGGTGAGGGAAGAGCTATTTTTAAAGATCCAATTACAGATGACGGTACCAAAAAATCAGCCAAAGGATTAATGAAAATTGAATTGGCTGATGGCAGATATATTTTAAAAGATGAAGTGTCTTGGGAAGAAGAGCAAAAAGGAGAATTGAAAGAAGTTTTTAGAGACGGAAAACTTTTAATTGATTTAAGTTTATCTGAAATTCGAGATCAAGTCAAAAAGAATGTACCGCAACTAACGTTATAA
- the gmk gene encoding guanylate kinase — protein sequence MKKGKLIVFSAPSGSGKTTIVRHLLKQEDLNLEFSISAATREARGEEVSGKDYYFMSLEEFKNHIRAEDFVEWEEVYRDNFYGTLKSEVERIWALGKNVIFDIDVAGGLRIKHKFPEETLAVFVKPPSVDELKRRLKERSTESEDKINMRIAKAHVELATAPQFDVIIKNYDLAVALEEAHQLVKDFVSK from the coding sequence ATGAAAAAAGGAAAATTAATCGTATTCTCGGCGCCATCAGGATCTGGGAAAACCACCATAGTTAGACATTTATTAAAACAGGAAGATTTGAATCTGGAATTTTCCATTTCGGCTGCCACACGCGAAGCACGCGGTGAAGAAGTAAGCGGAAAGGATTATTACTTCATGTCCCTTGAAGAATTTAAAAACCATATCCGCGCGGAAGATTTTGTTGAATGGGAAGAAGTGTATCGCGATAATTTTTACGGTACGCTAAAAAGCGAAGTGGAACGCATTTGGGCTTTAGGCAAAAACGTGATTTTTGATATTGATGTGGCCGGCGGTTTGCGTATCAAACACAAATTCCCTGAAGAAACTTTGGCAGTTTTTGTAAAACCACCAAGTGTCGATGAACTTAAAAGAAGACTAAAAGAACGTTCCACCGAAAGCGAAGACAAAATCAATATGCGAATCGCTAAAGCCCACGTAGAACTGGCCACTGCACCCCAATTTGATGTGATTATCAAGAATTATGATTTGGCTGTAGCTTTGGAAGAAGCGCATCAATTGGTTAAGGATTTTGTTTCCAAATAG
- a CDS encoding macro domain-containing protein yields MLQIKLVYLEEELGNAWINDFAGCKNVTILNGNILETECDAIVSPANSFGFMDGGLDLHISEKFGWHLQDELQAKIASLDEKELLIGKSITLATGNEKIPYLISAPTMRVPMSFNIATSVNSF; encoded by the coding sequence ATGCTACAAATAAAATTAGTTTATTTAGAAGAAGAGCTTGGAAATGCATGGATTAATGATTTTGCTGGTTGTAAAAACGTAACAATTTTAAATGGCAATATTTTAGAGACAGAGTGTGATGCTATTGTTAGTCCTGCAAATTCTTTTGGATTTATGGATGGCGGTTTGGATTTACATATTTCTGAGAAATTTGGCTGGCATTTACAAGACGAATTGCAAGCAAAAATTGCAAGCTTAGACGAAAAAGAATTATTAATAGGTAAGTCCATTACTTTGGCAACAGGAAATGAAAAAATTCCATACCTAATTTCTGCCCCAACTATGCGAGTTCCTATGAGTTTTAATATAGCAACATCTGTCAACTCCTTTTAG
- a CDS encoding NADAR family protein, translating into MKYSLEKLMAQNSENKYVFFWGHQPSKDETITKTCFSQWWISPFVAEGITYKTAEHWMMAKKAELFNDQEILEKIIQANSPAEAKKLGREVRNYVDSLWLENRYEIVKQGNFHKFSQNKDLKEFLINTKERILVEASPVDSIWGIGMATDHKDINNPEKWIGLNLLGFALMEVRYELK; encoded by the coding sequence ATGAAATACAGTTTGGAAAAATTGATGGCTCAAAATAGTGAAAATAAATATGTTTTCTTTTGGGGACATCAGCCGTCAAAAGATGAAACCATTACGAAAACCTGTTTTAGTCAGTGGTGGATTAGTCCATTTGTGGCAGAAGGCATAACTTATAAAACTGCAGAGCATTGGATGATGGCCAAGAAAGCAGAACTGTTTAATGATCAAGAAATTTTAGAAAAAATAATTCAGGCTAATTCACCAGCTGAAGCCAAAAAATTAGGACGAGAAGTGAGAAATTATGTAGATTCCCTTTGGTTAGAAAATAGATATGAAATAGTAAAACAGGGTAATTTTCATAAGTTCAGTCAAAATAAAGATTTAAAAGAATTCCTTATCAATACCAAAGAAAGAATTTTGGTCGAAGCCAGTCCGGTAGATTCCATTTGGGGAATTGGTATGGCAACAGATCATAAAGACATTAACAATCCCGAAAAATGGATAGGTTTAAACCTTTTGGGTTTTGCTTTGATGGAAGTTAGGTATGAATTGAAATAA
- the prs gene encoding ribose-phosphate diphosphokinase, protein MILNLDPNFKPFTTESVISFQNFTFSGGEPHIKIEPNFDVTQKVTITHRLNSFNDLGLLCIAVDALRRMGVKDTELFIPYFPAARQDRVMVKGEPLSVKVYADIINGMQFSKVFVFDAHSEVTPALVNNCEVITNHTFIEAVVKAIGNGVKLISPDGGALKKIYKVSEFLSGVEVVECSKSRDVKTGRLSGFKVYNDDLQGADCLIVDDICDGGGTFVGLAEELKNKNAGKLYLAVSHGIFNKGFEVLDCFEKIFTTNSFKDFEGESVEVIGLSQLI, encoded by the coding sequence ATGATACTCAATTTAGATCCAAATTTCAAACCATTTACTACGGAGTCAGTAATCAGTTTTCAGAATTTTACTTTTTCAGGCGGTGAACCTCACATCAAAATAGAACCAAATTTTGACGTGACGCAAAAAGTCACTATTACCCACAGACTAAATTCATTCAATGATTTGGGATTATTGTGCATTGCCGTTGACGCGTTGCGCAGGATGGGTGTGAAAGACACGGAACTTTTCATTCCTTATTTTCCTGCCGCAAGACAGGACAGGGTTATGGTTAAAGGAGAACCGCTGTCTGTAAAAGTGTATGCTGATATTATTAATGGAATGCAATTCAGCAAAGTGTTTGTTTTTGATGCGCATTCAGAAGTTACTCCGGCATTGGTAAACAATTGTGAAGTAATTACAAACCATACTTTTATTGAAGCAGTTGTAAAAGCAATAGGTAACGGCGTCAAATTAATTTCTCCCGACGGTGGTGCTTTAAAGAAGATTTACAAAGTTTCTGAATTTCTTAGCGGAGTTGAAGTGGTGGAATGCAGTAAAAGCCGTGATGTAAAAACAGGAAGATTGTCAGGCTTTAAAGTGTATAATGACGATTTACAGGGCGCAGATTGTTTGATTGTTGATGATATTTGTGATGGAGGCGGAACATTTGTCGGACTTGCTGAAGAACTGAAAAACAAGAATGCCGGTAAGCTGTATTTGGCGGTAAGCCACGGAATTTTCAATAAAGGATTTGAAGTTTTGGATTGTTTCGAAAAAATATTTACTACCAATTCATTCAAAGATTTTGAAGGAGAAAGTGTTGAAGTTATAGGATTAAGTCAATTGATATGA
- a CDS encoding macro domain-containing protein, whose protein sequence is MKDIQYIKGDATSPEGAENKIIVHVCNDIGGWGKGFVMAISKRWKEPEKQYREWFKSKNDFELGKVQFVQVEENLWVTNLIGQHKINKDENGEAPIRYHAIEEGLKAVSDFAKTNNASVHMPRIGCGLAGGKWEMIEPIILKTLSNQDIKVVVYDF, encoded by the coding sequence ATGAAAGATATTCAATATATAAAAGGCGATGCAACATCTCCAGAAGGAGCAGAGAATAAGATAATTGTTCACGTTTGTAATGACATTGGCGGATGGGGTAAAGGATTTGTTATGGCTATTTCGAAAAGATGGAAAGAACCAGAAAAGCAATATCGAGAATGGTTCAAATCTAAAAATGATTTTGAATTAGGAAAAGTACAGTTTGTTCAGGTTGAAGAAAATTTATGGGTAACTAATTTAATAGGACAGCATAAAATCAATAAAGATGAAAACGGCGAAGCTCCAATTCGATATCATGCTATTGAAGAAGGATTAAAAGCAGTCTCTGATTTTGCAAAAACAAACAATGCATCAGTTCATATGCCAAGAATTGGATGTGGTTTAGCTGGCGGAAAATGGGAAATGATAGAACCAATTATTCTTAAAACGTTATCTAATCAAGATATAAAAGTTGTGGTTTATGATTTTTAA
- a CDS encoding metallophosphoesterase family protein — translation MEKRTLVFGDIHGGLKALLQLLDRAKINQNDQLIFLGDYVDGWSESAQLINFLIELSQKYSCVFIKGNHDVWCQDWLINQEINDIWFSHGGKSTIDSYQDIDILTKAEHLDFFAKMKDYYVDECNNLFIHAGFSSMHGPEKEHYATNYTWDRTLWEMALTMDKRIRKDSLSYPKRLLIYNEIYIGHTPTLNYNIEVPMQGCNVWNIDTGAGFYGKLTCFDIQTKKFWQSDAVQSLYPKEKGRNK, via the coding sequence ATGGAAAAAAGAACACTCGTTTTTGGCGATATCCACGGTGGCTTAAAAGCATTATTACAATTGCTTGATAGAGCTAAAATTAATCAAAATGATCAATTGATTTTTCTAGGAGATTATGTAGACGGTTGGTCAGAATCAGCTCAATTGATAAATTTTTTAATAGAACTTTCTCAAAAGTATTCTTGTGTTTTTATTAAAGGGAATCATGATGTATGGTGTCAAGATTGGTTGATTAATCAAGAAATAAATGATATTTGGTTTTCACATGGCGGAAAATCGACTATTGATAGTTATCAGGATATTGATATTTTGACAAAAGCGGAGCACCTTGATTTTTTTGCAAAGATGAAAGATTACTATGTTGATGAATGTAATAATTTGTTTATTCACGCAGGTTTTTCGTCAATGCATGGGCCAGAAAAAGAACATTATGCTACTAATTATACTTGGGATAGAACGCTTTGGGAAATGGCTTTGACGATGGATAAAAGAATCAGAAAAGATTCTCTTTCTTATCCCAAAAGATTATTGATCTATAATGAGATTTATATTGGACATACGCCTACGTTAAATTATAATATTGAAGTGCCAATGCAGGGATGTAATGTTTGGAATATTGACACGGGAGCTGGTTTTTATGGAAAACTGACATGTTTTGACATTCAAACTAAAAAGTTCTGGCAAAGCGATGCTGTACAATCATTGTATCCAAAAGAAAAAGGAAGAAATAAGTAG
- a CDS encoding YicC/YloC family endoribonuclease, which produces MIQSMTGFGKATLQLPTKKITVEVKSLNSKGLDLSVRMPSLYREMELGLRNQIALKLERGKVDFSIFIESTAEQTSTKVNVPIVKAYISQLREVYADADETELMKMAVRMPDTMKIEREEIDENDWAQIQTAIEEALQNILNFRRDEGLSLENEFQLRIANIRQYMNEALELDPERVQAIKDRLQTAISELKVNVDENRFEQELIYYLEKLDITEEKVRLTNHLDYFLETINGTEANGRKLGFITQEMGREINTMGSKSNHAQMQKLVVQMKDELEKIKEQVLNVL; this is translated from the coding sequence ATGATACAATCGATGACTGGCTTTGGTAAAGCGACTTTGCAGTTACCAACCAAAAAAATTACGGTGGAAGTAAAATCCCTGAACAGCAAAGGTTTGGATTTGAGTGTGCGAATGCCTTCACTGTACCGCGAAATGGAACTAGGTTTACGCAACCAAATCGCCCTTAAACTGGAGAGAGGGAAAGTGGATTTTTCGATTTTTATCGAAAGTACCGCCGAACAGACTTCGACCAAAGTCAACGTGCCTATCGTAAAGGCTTATATCAGCCAATTGAGAGAAGTCTATGCCGATGCCGATGAAACCGAATTGATGAAAATGGCCGTGCGCATGCCGGACACGATGAAAATTGAACGTGAGGAAATCGACGAAAATGATTGGGCTCAAATCCAAACCGCAATAGAAGAAGCTTTACAAAATATCTTAAATTTCCGTAGAGACGAAGGTTTGTCTTTGGAAAATGAATTCCAATTGAGAATTGCGAACATTCGTCAATATATGAATGAGGCTTTGGAACTTGATCCGGAACGTGTTCAAGCGATAAAAGACCGTCTGCAGACTGCCATTTCTGAATTGAAAGTCAATGTTGACGAGAATCGTTTTGAACAGGAATTGATCTATTATCTCGAAAAATTGGACATTACTGAAGAAAAAGTCCGCTTGACAAACCATTTGGATTATTTCTTGGAAACCATCAACGGAACAGAAGCCAATGGAAGAAAACTGGGATTCATAACACAGGAAATGGGTCGCGAAATCAACACTATGGGTTCAAAATCTAATCACGCACAGATGCAAAAATTAGTCGTTCAGATGAAAGATGAACTGGAGAAAATTAAGGAGCAGGTATTGAATGTTTTGTAA